In a single window of the Amycolatopsis sp. cg5 genome:
- a CDS encoding response regulator, giving the protein MAHVLLVEDDVSIRDSMELVLRRHGHEVAAAGTGEEGLDLLRGPGGIDVVVLDLMLPGIDGFEVCRRIRAAAQTPIIMLTSRGDDSDIVTGLEAGADDYVVKPVTARVLDARVRAAVRRVEPTPRPSSAEEYDGLVLDRAGLSVAKRGEPIAIPPTELRLLLELSASPGQVFSREQLLQLVWEHDYFADSRLVDAAVGRLRAKIEDVASRPRYIQTVRGFGYRFGPL; this is encoded by the coding sequence ATGGCGCATGTCCTGCTGGTCGAAGACGACGTCTCCATCCGGGACTCGATGGAACTGGTGCTGCGGCGCCACGGTCACGAGGTGGCCGCCGCCGGCACCGGCGAGGAAGGCCTCGACCTCCTGCGCGGTCCCGGCGGGATCGACGTGGTGGTGCTCGACCTGATGCTGCCCGGCATCGACGGATTCGAGGTGTGCCGCCGGATCAGGGCGGCGGCCCAGACCCCGATCATCATGCTCACCTCGCGCGGCGACGACTCCGACATCGTCACCGGGCTGGAAGCGGGCGCCGACGACTACGTGGTCAAGCCGGTGACCGCCCGCGTGCTGGACGCCAGGGTCCGCGCCGCCGTGCGCCGCGTCGAGCCGACACCCCGGCCGAGCTCCGCCGAGGAGTACGACGGGCTCGTGCTCGACCGGGCCGGGCTGAGCGTCGCCAAGCGCGGCGAGCCGATCGCGATCCCGCCGACCGAACTGCGGCTGCTGCTGGAACTGTCCGCGTCGCCTGGCCAGGTCTTCAGCCGCGAGCAGCTGCTGCAACTGGTGTGGGAACACGACTATTTCGCCGATTCACGGCTGGTGGACGCCGCGGTCGGCCGGTTGCGCGCCAAGATCGAGGACGTCGCGTCCCGGCCGCGCTACATCCAGACGGTGCGTGGCTTCGGGTACCGGTTCGGGCCGTTGTGA
- a CDS encoding ATP-binding protein, with the protein MSRLLRFGGLRGRLLLAFVLVSLVSAATATVLAYDDAREAILKRAETSARKDFRDRVSAAVPEFDVPPDQAALTRLVQTVAAGAGDVKLVATYQELAAGALDQRMLTAELRADVRRGERVALQRIEWNGEPWLLLGSSVAFAGSVRPTGLEVFQAVSLREEQRDIGNLIISVRNGVLPVVLLTAVLALLAAGTVLRPVRTLGQATRRLAGGKLETRVKVKGRDELADLARDFNDTADALQSSVAELRDQEARAKRFVADVSHELRTPLAAMTLVSSILDEDADRLPPDIARAAGVISSETTGLARLVDDLIEISRFDAQVAALSIQDIDVAEALRATLSTRGWTDRVEVDLPGGTRARLDRRRLDVIVANLVGNALRHGAPPVTLTSRSAGTDLLIEVADRGPGLTPESARRVFERFYKADSARTRSDGSGLGMAIAQENARLHGGEITVSGNPGGGALFTVRIPCQEREKA; encoded by the coding sequence GTGAGCAGGCTGCTGCGGTTCGGCGGACTCCGCGGCCGTCTGCTGCTCGCCTTCGTGCTGGTGTCACTGGTCAGCGCGGCGACCGCCACCGTCCTCGCCTACGACGACGCCCGCGAGGCCATCCTCAAGCGTGCCGAAACCTCCGCGCGCAAGGACTTCCGCGACCGGGTGAGCGCGGCCGTGCCGGAGTTCGACGTCCCGCCCGACCAGGCGGCGCTGACCCGGCTCGTCCAGACGGTCGCGGCGGGCGCGGGCGACGTCAAGCTCGTCGCCACGTACCAGGAGCTGGCCGCCGGCGCGCTCGACCAGCGCATGCTCACCGCCGAGCTGCGCGCGGACGTGCGGCGGGGCGAGCGCGTCGCGCTCCAGCGGATCGAGTGGAACGGCGAGCCGTGGCTGCTGCTGGGCAGCTCGGTCGCCTTCGCGGGCTCCGTGCGCCCGACCGGGCTGGAGGTGTTCCAAGCCGTCTCGCTGCGGGAAGAACAGCGCGACATCGGCAACCTGATCATCTCCGTCCGTAATGGAGTACTGCCGGTGGTACTGCTCACCGCCGTGCTCGCGCTGCTCGCGGCCGGCACGGTGCTGCGGCCCGTGCGCACACTCGGCCAGGCCACCCGCAGGCTGGCCGGCGGCAAGCTGGAGACCCGCGTGAAGGTCAAGGGCCGCGACGAACTCGCCGATCTGGCGCGGGATTTCAACGACACGGCCGACGCGCTGCAGTCCTCGGTCGCCGAGCTGCGCGACCAGGAAGCCCGCGCCAAGCGGTTCGTCGCCGACGTGTCGCACGAGCTGCGCACCCCGCTGGCCGCGATGACGCTGGTGTCGTCCATTTTGGACGAAGACGCCGACCGGCTGCCACCGGACATCGCGCGGGCGGCGGGCGTGATCAGCTCCGAGACCACCGGCCTCGCCAGGCTCGTCGACGATCTCATCGAGATCTCCCGGTTTGACGCCCAAGTGGCCGCGCTGTCCATTCAGGACATAGATGTCGCCGAAGCGTTGCGGGCCACCTTGTCCACCCGCGGCTGGACGGACCGGGTCGAGGTCGACCTGCCCGGCGGCACCCGCGCCAGGCTCGACCGGCGGCGGCTGGACGTGATCGTCGCCAACCTGGTCGGCAACGCGCTGCGGCACGGCGCGCCGCCGGTCACCCTCACCTCGCGGAGCGCCGGGACCGACCTGCTCATCGAGGTCGCCGACCGCGGCCCCGGCCTCACCCCCGAGTCCGCCCGGCGCGTGTTCGAGCGGTTCTACAAGGCGGACAGCGCCCGCACGCGCTCCGACGGCAGCGGGCTGGGCATGGCCATCGCCCAGGAGAACGCCCGCCTGCACGGCGGCGAGATCACCGTGTCCGGGAATCCCGGCGGCGGCGCGCTCTTCACGGTCCGGATTCCCTGCCAGGAAAGGGAAAAGGCATGA
- a CDS encoding efflux RND transporter periplasmic adaptor subunit, with amino-acid sequence MKARAGIAIAMVAVAGVGLGAYALFSGTGDAADKKPAANLPPATAEVVRGDLVRSKTLDGQLGYAERRAVKSPVEGTVTTAAEAGKTVERGQVLYRRDTQPVVLLYGKTPMFREMAEGTVGPDVQQLKKNLRDLGRGRGLANDNKYDAATVAAVKSWQKSLGVLEPTGSLGKGDIVFQPGPARVVSADAALADQVGGDKPVLTIASTKPVVRVALDKNDQGLAKAGTKVEVTLPDGTKVHGEVTGTAKPESEGTASPPQGVQAEINLDENTPPQDGTASVKFIEESRTGVLTVPVEAVIALREGGYGLQVVKDGTSTTVRVETGMSADGRIEVKGDGLAEGLKVGAAAP; translated from the coding sequence ATGAAAGCGCGGGCCGGAATAGCCATCGCGATGGTGGCCGTCGCGGGTGTGGGGCTCGGGGCGTACGCCTTGTTTTCGGGGACCGGGGACGCGGCGGACAAGAAGCCCGCCGCGAACCTGCCGCCCGCCACCGCCGAGGTCGTGCGCGGTGATCTGGTGCGGAGCAAGACACTTGACGGGCAGCTCGGGTACGCGGAGCGGCGGGCGGTCAAGTCGCCGGTCGAGGGGACGGTGACCACGGCGGCCGAAGCGGGCAAGACCGTGGAACGAGGGCAGGTCCTCTATCGGCGGGACACCCAGCCGGTCGTCTTGCTGTACGGGAAGACGCCGATGTTCCGTGAGATGGCGGAAGGCACTGTCGGGCCGGATGTCCAGCAGCTCAAGAAGAACCTCCGTGACCTCGGCCGTGGGCGGGGGCTGGCGAACGACAACAAGTACGACGCCGCGACCGTGGCCGCGGTGAAGTCGTGGCAGAAGTCGCTCGGGGTGCTGGAGCCGACCGGTTCGCTCGGCAAGGGGGACATCGTGTTCCAGCCAGGCCCGGCCAGGGTGGTCTCGGCTGACGCGGCGCTGGCCGATCAGGTCGGCGGGGACAAGCCGGTGCTGACGATCGCCTCCACGAAGCCCGTGGTCAGGGTGGCGCTCGACAAGAACGACCAGGGTCTCGCGAAGGCGGGCACCAAGGTCGAGGTGACGCTGCCGGACGGCACGAAGGTGCACGGCGAGGTCACCGGCACGGCGAAACCCGAGTCCGAGGGCACCGCGTCGCCTCCGCAGGGTGTCCAGGCGGAGATCAACCTGGACGAGAACACGCCGCCCCAGGACGGCACCGCGAGCGTGAAGTTCATCGAGGAGAGCCGCACCGGTGTGCTCACCGTCCCGGTCGAAGCGGTGATCGCACTGCGCGAGGGCGGCTATGGGCTGCAGGTGGTCAAGGACGGCACGAGCACGACCGTCCGGGTCGAGACCGGGATGAGCGCCGACGGGCGGATCGAGGTCAAGGGCGACGGGCTGGCCGAGGGGCTCAAGGTCGGAGCGGCCGCACCATGA
- a CDS encoding S8 family serine peptidase: MALTASEAEGVVVQAKQHYAGQYIVVLKGDTFSAQALSASLTQRFGGEVGSTWTTALNGFSVKKMTEAQARRLAADPSVKAVYQDGTAKGADTQTNPTWGLDRVDQKALPLDKKYTYNNGGEGVTAYDLDSGINPANPEYEGRASLGKDFFGGDGKDCHGHGSHTSGTLGSKTYGVAKKVKIVGLKVLGCDNTGPDSGIIDAVDWVTANAKKPAVANMSLTMDAPGVGDDALKKSIASGVVYGVASGNASTDACNTSPARVPEAITVNATDQSDNRSSFSNYGSCTDIFAPGTNITSLSPSSGGSAGMSGTSMATPHVVGAAALYLAANPGATPQQVRDALVAGATDGVVKNVGSGSPNKLLNVSFIGSGGPGPKCGAKSNTTPVSIPDMGDAVTSSVTQDGCDGKASASLPVKVDISHTFTADLVLDLVGPSGRTYRLKNSGGTGAAGGVHETYTVDASGENANGTWKLQARDVYRFDTGSIDGFTITF, from the coding sequence ATCGCGCTCACCGCGTCCGAGGCCGAAGGCGTTGTCGTCCAAGCGAAGCAGCACTACGCGGGCCAGTACATCGTCGTGCTGAAGGGCGACACGTTCAGCGCGCAGGCACTGTCGGCTTCGCTGACTCAGCGTTTCGGCGGAGAAGTCGGGTCCACCTGGACGACCGCGCTGAACGGCTTCTCGGTCAAGAAGATGACCGAGGCGCAGGCGAGGCGGCTCGCGGCCGACCCGTCGGTGAAGGCCGTCTACCAGGACGGCACGGCGAAGGGCGCTGACACGCAGACCAACCCGACCTGGGGACTCGACCGCGTCGACCAGAAGGCGCTGCCGCTCGACAAGAAGTACACCTACAACAACGGCGGTGAGGGCGTCACCGCGTACGACCTGGACAGCGGCATCAACCCGGCCAACCCGGAGTACGAGGGCAGGGCGAGCCTCGGCAAGGACTTCTTCGGCGGTGACGGCAAGGACTGCCACGGGCACGGCAGCCACACCTCCGGCACGCTCGGCAGCAAGACCTACGGGGTGGCCAAGAAGGTCAAGATCGTCGGCCTGAAGGTGCTCGGCTGCGACAACACCGGGCCGGACTCGGGCATCATCGACGCCGTCGACTGGGTGACCGCCAACGCCAAGAAGCCCGCCGTGGCCAACATGAGCCTCACCATGGACGCGCCCGGCGTCGGCGACGACGCGCTCAAGAAGTCGATCGCCTCGGGTGTCGTCTACGGCGTCGCTTCCGGCAACGCCTCGACCGACGCGTGCAACACCAGCCCCGCGCGGGTGCCGGAGGCGATCACGGTGAACGCGACCGACCAGAGCGACAACCGGTCGAGCTTCTCCAACTACGGGTCCTGCACGGACATCTTCGCGCCGGGCACCAACATCACCTCGCTCAGCCCGAGCAGTGGCGGCTCGGCCGGGATGAGCGGCACCTCGATGGCCACCCCGCACGTGGTGGGCGCGGCCGCGCTGTACCTCGCGGCCAACCCCGGCGCGACACCGCAGCAGGTGCGGGACGCGCTCGTGGCCGGCGCGACCGACGGTGTCGTCAAGAACGTGGGCAGCGGCTCGCCGAACAAACTGCTGAACGTCTCGTTCATCGGCAGCGGCGGCCCCGGCCCGAAATGCGGCGCCAAGTCGAACACCACCCCGGTGTCCATTCCGGACATGGGTGACGCGGTGACCAGCTCGGTGACCCAGGACGGCTGTGACGGCAAGGCTTCCGCGTCGCTGCCGGTCAAGGTCGACATCAGCCACACCTTCACCGCCGACCTGGTGCTCGACCTCGTCGGGCCCAGCGGCCGGACGTACCGGCTGAAGAACTCGGGCGGCACGGGCGCGGCCGGTGGCGTGCACGAGACGTACACGGTCGACGCGTCCGGGGAGAACGCCAACGGCACCTGGAAACTCCAGGCGCGTGACGTCTACCGGTTCGACACCGGCTCGATCGACGGCTTCACGATCACTTTCTGA
- a CDS encoding ABC transporter permease — translation MLKPARLAAADVLRVGMVGLRTRPARVVLSALGIAIGIATMVAVVGLSNSSRADLMAKLDRLGTNLLIVEAGNTADGKAARLPKAAVGMVARIGPVQQATATAQVDARIRRSDAVPMELAPGVTAQAARLDLLTALGAGVGQGRWLDAASERIPAVVLGSVAAQRLGVTSVGEKIVMNEEWFVVIGILDPVELVPTLDRVALIGFPAAERYFGFDGHPTTIFERSTDASVEAVRAVLPRTVNPGDEHSVKVSRPSDALVAKAATDEGMTTLMLALGAVALLVGGVGVANTMVVSVLERRQEIGLRRALGATKPAILMQFLTESLLLSALGGLAGALLGVIATYVLAAAQGWTAVIPPWSLGAGLGATMVIGVIAGLYPAVRASRLHPTVALNTT, via the coding sequence ATGCTGAAGCCGGCCAGGCTCGCCGCCGCCGACGTGCTGCGCGTCGGCATGGTCGGGCTGCGCACCCGGCCGGCCAGGGTGGTGCTGTCCGCGCTGGGCATCGCCATCGGCATCGCGACCATGGTCGCCGTGGTCGGGCTGTCCAACTCGAGCAGGGCCGATCTGATGGCCAAGCTGGACCGGCTCGGCACGAACCTCCTGATCGTCGAAGCGGGCAACACCGCCGACGGGAAAGCCGCCCGGCTGCCGAAGGCGGCGGTCGGCATGGTCGCGCGCATCGGCCCGGTGCAGCAGGCCACCGCGACCGCGCAGGTCGACGCCAGGATCCGCCGCAGCGACGCGGTGCCGATGGAGCTGGCGCCCGGCGTCACCGCGCAGGCGGCTCGCCTCGACCTGCTGACCGCGCTCGGCGCCGGCGTCGGCCAGGGCCGGTGGCTCGACGCGGCGAGTGAGCGGATACCCGCCGTCGTGCTCGGCTCGGTCGCCGCCCAGCGGCTCGGGGTGACCTCGGTCGGCGAGAAGATCGTCATGAACGAGGAATGGTTCGTCGTCATCGGCATCCTCGATCCGGTCGAGCTGGTGCCGACGCTGGACCGGGTCGCGCTGATCGGCTTTCCCGCCGCGGAGCGGTACTTCGGCTTCGACGGGCATCCCACCACGATCTTCGAGCGCTCCACCGACGCTTCGGTGGAGGCCGTGCGCGCGGTGCTCCCCCGCACGGTCAACCCCGGTGACGAGCACTCGGTGAAGGTCTCGCGGCCGTCCGACGCGCTGGTCGCCAAGGCCGCGACCGACGAGGGGATGACCACGCTCATGCTGGCGCTCGGCGCGGTCGCGTTGCTGGTCGGCGGGGTCGGCGTGGCGAACACCATGGTCGTGTCGGTGCTGGAACGCCGTCAGGAGATCGGGCTGAGACGGGCACTCGGGGCGACCAAGCCCGCCATCCTTATGCAGTTCCTCACGGAGTCACTGCTGCTGTCCGCGCTGGGCGGGCTGGCGGGCGCGCTGCTCGGCGTGATCGCGACCTACGTGCTGGCCGCAGCGCAGGGCTGGACCGCGGTCATCCCCCCGTGGTCGCTGGGCGCCGGGCTCGGCGCGACCATGGTGATCGGCGTGATCGCCGGGCTCTACCCCGCCGTCCGCGCCTCCCGCCTGCACCCGACGGTCGCGCTGAACACCACCTAG
- a CDS encoding amidase, producing MTERVHAFTDDALGDHDAVGLASMVRRGEVSPAELAQAAIARAERVTSLNAVVHSVYESPRHGQDAEAALFGVPTFVKDNTDLRGMPTNHGTEAYVASPAKTDGSYARQFVSTGLTVLGKSRMPEYGFNATTEYANADPVRNPWNPEYSVGASSGGSAALVAAGVVPLAHANDGGGSIRIPAACAGLIGLKPSRGRHIDGEEAARLPIKIISEGVVTRSVRDTAAFLAAQEDHWRNPALPPIGLVHGPARRRLRIGLVTESVTGAVLDAPTRAAVEKTATLLEKQGHIVTPIALPVDETFASDFTLYWGMLAALAAGTGKLLVDRSYDRTKLDGLTLGLRAHYLRNLRHTPGALRRLSKVKHAHAKLFQRHELLLSPVLAHSAPKLGHISPAVPFDTLIERLLHYVAFTPMDNVAGNPAISLPMGQTDDGLPVGVQLSATHGDERSLIETAFELEQQQAWRRIQD from the coding sequence ATGACGGAGCGGGTGCACGCGTTCACCGACGACGCGCTGGGTGATCACGACGCGGTGGGACTGGCGTCGATGGTGCGGCGTGGCGAGGTCAGCCCGGCCGAGCTGGCACAGGCGGCGATCGCGCGTGCGGAACGGGTCACTTCGCTCAACGCCGTCGTCCACTCCGTTTACGAGAGCCCTCGGCACGGGCAGGACGCCGAGGCGGCCCTGTTCGGCGTCCCGACCTTTGTCAAGGACAACACCGACCTGCGTGGCATGCCGACCAATCACGGCACCGAGGCGTACGTGGCAAGCCCTGCGAAGACGGACGGCAGCTACGCGCGCCAGTTCGTCTCTACCGGCTTGACAGTGCTTGGCAAGAGCCGGATGCCGGAGTACGGCTTCAACGCGACGACCGAGTACGCGAACGCCGACCCGGTACGCAATCCGTGGAACCCCGAGTACTCGGTCGGTGCGTCCTCCGGCGGTTCGGCCGCGCTCGTGGCCGCCGGTGTCGTGCCGCTCGCGCACGCGAACGACGGCGGCGGTTCCATCCGCATCCCGGCGGCGTGCGCCGGGCTGATCGGGTTGAAACCCAGTCGTGGCAGGCACATCGACGGCGAAGAGGCGGCACGGCTGCCCATCAAGATCATCTCGGAGGGTGTGGTCACCCGGTCCGTCCGCGACACCGCCGCGTTCCTCGCCGCGCAGGAGGACCACTGGCGCAACCCGGCGCTGCCGCCGATCGGGCTGGTGCACGGCCCCGCGCGGCGACGGCTGCGGATCGGCCTGGTCACCGAAAGCGTGACCGGAGCGGTGCTGGACGCGCCGACACGGGCAGCCGTCGAGAAGACCGCGACGCTGCTTGAGAAGCAGGGACACATCGTCACGCCGATAGCGCTGCCTGTCGACGAGACGTTCGCGAGCGACTTCACGCTCTACTGGGGCATGCTGGCCGCTCTCGCCGCTGGCACCGGCAAGCTGCTCGTAGACCGCAGCTACGACCGGACCAAACTGGACGGTCTGACGCTCGGCCTGCGCGCGCACTATCTGCGCAACCTCCGGCACACCCCTGGCGCACTGCGAAGGCTTTCAAAAGTCAAGCACGCGCACGCGAAGTTGTTCCAGCGTCACGAACTCCTGCTGTCGCCAGTGCTCGCGCACAGCGCGCCGAAGCTCGGCCACATCAGCCCGGCCGTCCCCTTCGACACGCTGATCGAGCGGCTGTTGCACTACGTCGCGTTCACGCCGATGGACAACGTCGCCGGCAACCCGGCGATCTCGTTGCCAATGGGGCAGACCGACGACGGGCTGCCGGTCGGTGTGCAGCTCTCGGCCACGCACGGCGACGAACGCAGCCTCATCGAGACCGCGTTCGAGCTGGAGCAGCAGCAGGCCTGGCGCCGCATCCAAGACTGA
- a CDS encoding TetR/AcrR family transcriptional regulator, with protein MTTPKRHHRERGKARRDALLRATVEVAAEQGTAGITHRAVTEKAGVPLATVSYFFDSITQLVEEALREFTAAEKSRLIELADTLGAEQRSPDEIATVFAAKSAPDRFEALAMFEAYLHAARGPELHAPVSEALAASRQVASAAARAAGAPDPDAMAPALAALAHGFVMHQLAVPGEVAPDALRTGLRALFLGYLLDAGHVELALSLRA; from the coding sequence GTGACCACTCCCAAGCGCCACCACCGCGAGCGCGGAAAGGCCCGCCGCGACGCCCTGCTGCGCGCCACCGTCGAAGTCGCGGCCGAGCAGGGGACAGCGGGCATCACGCACCGCGCCGTCACCGAGAAGGCTGGCGTTCCACTCGCGACGGTGAGTTATTTCTTCGACTCGATCACCCAGCTCGTCGAAGAAGCTTTGCGAGAGTTCACGGCCGCCGAAAAGTCCCGCCTCATCGAGCTTGCCGACACGCTCGGCGCCGAACAGCGTTCCCCGGACGAGATCGCCACGGTCTTCGCGGCCAAGTCCGCCCCTGACCGCTTCGAAGCGCTGGCGATGTTCGAGGCCTACCTCCATGCCGCCCGCGGCCCCGAACTCCACGCTCCCGTCTCGGAAGCACTGGCCGCGTCCCGTCAGGTCGCCTCGGCCGCTGCCCGCGCCGCGGGCGCACCCGACCCGGACGCGATGGCACCGGCGCTGGCCGCGCTGGCCCACGGTTTCGTCATGCACCAGCTCGCGGTCCCCGGCGAGGTCGCTCCGGACGCGCTGCGCACGGGCCTGCGCGCGCTGTTCCTCGGCTACCTGCTCGATGCTGGTCACGTCGAATTGGCGCTCAGTTTGCGCGCCTAG
- a CDS encoding ABC transporter ATP-binding protein, which translates to MTDAVIELTGATKSYPGGVSALRGVDVRVERGELVAIVGPSGSGKSTLLNLIGTLDRATSGEVKVAGHDVSTLSDARLSTLRARHIGFVFQQFHLAPGRDAVANVADGLLYSGVPLKQRRARAGEALGRVGLGHRLGHTPAELSGGEKQRVAIARALVGEPDLLLADEPTGALDTASGEVVMSLIGELNAAGTTICVITHDTEIAERLPRRIGIRDGGIVFDTGAVKPC; encoded by the coding sequence ATGACCGACGCGGTGATCGAACTGACCGGGGCCACGAAGTCCTATCCCGGCGGGGTTTCGGCGCTGCGCGGGGTCGACGTGCGGGTCGAGCGGGGTGAGCTGGTCGCGATCGTCGGGCCGTCCGGCTCGGGCAAGTCGACGCTGCTGAACCTGATCGGCACGCTGGACAGGGCGACCTCGGGTGAGGTGAAGGTGGCCGGGCACGACGTGAGCACGCTGTCGGACGCGCGGCTGTCGACACTGCGCGCGCGCCACATCGGGTTCGTGTTCCAGCAGTTCCACCTGGCGCCTGGGCGGGACGCGGTCGCCAATGTCGCGGACGGGCTGCTGTATTCGGGGGTGCCGCTGAAACAGCGCCGGGCCAGGGCCGGTGAGGCGCTGGGCCGGGTCGGCCTCGGGCATCGGCTCGGCCACACCCCCGCCGAACTGTCGGGCGGCGAGAAACAACGGGTCGCCATCGCCCGCGCGCTCGTCGGCGAGCCCGACCTGCTGCTCGCCGACGAGCCGACCGGTGCGCTGGACACCGCGTCCGGCGAGGTGGTGATGAGCCTCATCGGCGAGCTGAACGCGGCGGGCACCACGATCTGTGTCATCACGCACGACACCGAGATCGCCGAGCGGCTCCCCCGCCGGATCGGCATCAGGGACGGCGGGATCGTCTTCGACACCGGCGCGGTGAAGCCATGCTGA